The Planctomicrobium piriforme genome window below encodes:
- a CDS encoding dihydroorotase — MSTLLIQNGRLIDPAHQVDRIGDLLIVDGRIAESAQHSGPVDRVINASGCIVSPGLIDCHVSFGEPGFDEDETIATGAAAALAGGFTTVACLPATSPVIDSRASAEFIVRQGERANQCRVLPLGAVTKNLDGLELAEIGQLIDGGAVGFSDGKRAIANAEIMRRALQYTGMWDKPILHHAQVPELVQGGIMHEGFQSTVIGLQGMPAAAEEIMVRRDIALAETTGGRVHLMCLSSLRSVDEVRRAIARGLRVTADVSPHHLLLTDECLSSYDTNYKVDPPVRTKEHRDALVEGLKDGTIAIIASDHLPVADEKKNLEIDRSPFGIIGLETLLPLCVEALIQPGYLTWPQLLSKLTAGPAELLGLPAGTLRPGSPADITIIDPTATWRIQSSKFRSRSRNTPFDGRPAQGQVRYTIVGGEVKYTEASLVEAH, encoded by the coding sequence ATGAGTACCCTGCTGATTCAGAACGGCCGACTCATCGATCCCGCTCATCAGGTGGACCGCATCGGTGACCTTTTGATCGTCGATGGCCGCATCGCCGAGAGCGCACAACACTCCGGGCCGGTCGATCGTGTCATCAACGCCTCAGGCTGCATCGTTTCACCAGGACTGATCGACTGCCATGTCTCGTTCGGCGAGCCTGGTTTTGATGAAGATGAAACGATTGCCACTGGTGCTGCCGCTGCACTGGCGGGTGGTTTCACGACCGTGGCCTGTCTGCCGGCGACATCACCGGTGATCGACAGCCGGGCGTCAGCCGAGTTCATCGTCCGTCAGGGAGAACGGGCCAATCAGTGCCGCGTACTCCCGCTGGGAGCGGTCACGAAGAATCTCGACGGTCTCGAACTGGCGGAAATCGGACAGCTCATCGACGGCGGCGCGGTCGGGTTCTCCGACGGCAAACGGGCCATTGCCAATGCCGAAATCATGCGCCGCGCCTTGCAGTACACCGGCATGTGGGACAAGCCCATTCTGCATCACGCCCAGGTGCCGGAGCTCGTGCAGGGCGGGATCATGCACGAAGGCTTCCAGTCAACCGTCATCGGTCTGCAAGGGATGCCGGCTGCTGCGGAAGAAATTATGGTCCGCCGCGATATTGCCCTCGCGGAAACGACCGGAGGTCGGGTGCACTTGATGTGCCTGTCGTCGCTGCGGAGCGTGGATGAAGTCCGCCGCGCGATTGCCAGAGGCTTGCGAGTCACTGCGGATGTCTCGCCGCATCACCTGCTGCTGACGGACGAATGCCTGTCCAGCTACGACACCAACTACAAGGTCGATCCGCCTGTCCGGACGAAAGAGCATCGCGACGCTTTAGTGGAAGGGCTCAAGGACGGCACGATTGCCATCATTGCCTCGGATCACCTGCCGGTGGCTGATGAGAAAAAGAATCTCGAAATCGACCGCTCGCCATTTGGGATCATCGGGCTGGAAACCTTGTTGCCGCTGTGCGTGGAAGCGTTGATTCAGCCGGGGTATCTCACCTGGCCGCAACTGCTGAGCAAGCTGACTGCTGGACCGGCAGAATTGCTCGGACTACCCGCTGGCACTTTGCGACCAGGCAGCCCTGCGGACATCACGATCATCGACCCTACGGCGACGTGGCGGATTCAGTCGTCGAAGTTTCGCTCGCGCAGCCGCAACACGCCATTCGATGGCCGACCGGCGCAAGGTCAGGTGCGATACACCATTGTCGGCGGCGAGGTGAAATACACCGAAGCCAGTCTGGTCGAAGCTCACTGA
- a CDS encoding aspartate carbamoyltransferase catalytic subunit, whose translation MAATNSEPLTIERWQRRHLLGLQDLQRDEIELILDHAAEFKKLQQSRVKLDHLRGVVVANLFFEPSTRTRTSFSLAAKRLGADTVDFTASGSSVSKGETFIDTALTIEAMGVDLVVIRHSSPGAPEMLSRHVKCGILNAGDGTHEHPTQGLLDAFTMREKLGSFEGKTVTLVGDIKHSRVARSNIWALTKLGAKVIVCGPATLIPPGVERLGVTVAHRFDDVLQESDAINLLRVQFERQRGAFFPSIAEYAHLFGMNGDRLRRAKPNVLILAPGPINRGVEITPDVADGPNSQILQQVSNGLFVRMACLHLLARRQQQLQEAR comes from the coding sequence ATGGCCGCCACCAATTCAGAACCGCTGACGATCGAACGCTGGCAGCGTCGCCACCTGCTGGGACTGCAAGACCTGCAGCGGGACGAGATCGAACTCATTCTCGATCATGCTGCTGAATTCAAGAAATTGCAGCAGTCGCGAGTGAAGCTCGACCATCTTCGCGGCGTGGTCGTCGCGAACTTGTTCTTCGAGCCGTCGACCAGAACCCGGACCAGCTTCAGTCTCGCCGCGAAGCGCCTGGGGGCCGATACGGTCGACTTCACCGCCTCGGGGAGCAGCGTGTCGAAGGGGGAAACCTTCATCGATACCGCCCTGACGATTGAAGCGATGGGGGTCGACCTGGTGGTGATCCGGCACAGTTCGCCTGGCGCCCCCGAGATGCTGTCTCGCCATGTGAAATGCGGCATCCTGAACGCCGGCGACGGCACGCACGAGCACCCGACGCAGGGTCTGCTCGACGCCTTTACGATGCGGGAAAAACTCGGCTCTTTTGAAGGGAAGACGGTCACGCTGGTGGGGGACATCAAGCACAGCCGTGTCGCCAGATCCAACATCTGGGCACTGACCAAGCTGGGAGCGAAGGTCATCGTCTGCGGGCCGGCGACGCTCATTCCGCCGGGCGTCGAACGGTTAGGCGTCACTGTGGCTCATCGCTTCGACGACGTACTGCAGGAGTCGGACGCGATCAACTTGCTGCGAGTGCAGTTCGAACGGCAACGGGGGGCATTCTTCCCCTCGATTGCAGAGTATGCACACCTGTTCGGGATGAACGGCGACCGTCTCCGCCGTGCGAAACCGAATGTGCTGATCCTCGCCCCTGGCCCGATCAATCGCGGCGTCGAAATCACGCCGGATGTGGCGGACGGCCCGAATTCCCAGATTCTCCAGCAAGTCTCCAACGGACTTTTTGTACGCATGGCCTGCCTGCACCTTCTGGCGCGTCGTCAACAACAGTTGCAGGAGGCGCGATGA
- a CDS encoding DUF4159 domain-containing protein, giving the protein MRRMLLVSGLLCLLTLSSFVVTALAQLVPGQAFSQAIRKAARKTMQFNVDRNGVPDWEADKEFPTDVFTFVRIQYNPQGGSRGTWQTDWPDSDLNFSFRLQQLTSLKVNPNPIVLELTDPQLFNYPFIYFCEPGGGYGGRGAGLNFSQEEAETLRRYLEQGGFAMFDDFWGEAEWDEYYEAMKRVFPDREPQELPLDHPIFHSVYDLKEKPQVPSISFAQRGLSYERPDAKDVHYRGWFDDDGRLMAIACHNTDLGDGWEREGEDENFFHEYSEKRAYPMGINIIFYVMTH; this is encoded by the coding sequence ATGCGTCGCATGCTGCTCGTATCCGGCCTGTTGTGCCTGCTGACCTTGTCCAGTTTTGTTGTGACCGCCCTTGCGCAGCTGGTCCCCGGCCAGGCATTCTCCCAAGCCATCCGCAAGGCCGCCCGGAAGACAATGCAATTCAATGTCGACCGCAACGGCGTGCCGGACTGGGAGGCCGACAAGGAATTTCCCACGGACGTCTTCACGTTCGTCCGCATTCAATACAACCCGCAAGGGGGTTCTCGCGGCACCTGGCAGACCGACTGGCCCGACAGCGATCTGAACTTTTCGTTCCGACTCCAGCAGTTGACGTCGCTGAAGGTGAACCCCAACCCCATCGTGCTCGAGCTGACCGATCCGCAACTCTTCAATTACCCCTTCATCTACTTTTGCGAACCAGGCGGCGGCTACGGCGGTCGGGGTGCTGGCCTGAATTTCAGCCAGGAAGAGGCGGAAACCCTGCGTCGCTATCTCGAACAGGGGGGCTTCGCCATGTTCGACGACTTCTGGGGAGAAGCAGAATGGGACGAGTACTACGAAGCGATGAAACGGGTCTTCCCTGACCGCGAGCCACAGGAACTCCCTCTCGACCACCCCATTTTTCACAGCGTCTACGACCTGAAAGAGAAACCACAGGTTCCCTCCATTTCCTTCGCGCAACGAGGCCTGTCATACGAGAGGCCGGACGCAAAGGATGTTCATTATCGAGGCTGGTTCGACGACGACGGCCGCCTGATGGCGATCGCCTGTCATAATACGGACTTAGGGGATGGCTGGGAGCGGGAAGGTGAAGACGAGAACTTCTTTCACGAGTATTCGGAGAAGCGAGCCTACCCGATGGGGATCAACATCATTTTCTATGTGATGACCCACTAA
- a CDS encoding sigma-54 interaction domain-containing protein translates to MAFQKSTDPDSPPFEGFIGSSSAMRELFRHIRKIANSSATVLLLGETGSGKELVARAVHELSPRATGPFVRVNCGALSESLLESELFGHVKGAFTNAIENRTGRFEAGHGGTIFLDEINSVSHTLQVKLLRVLQEHQFERVGDTKTISVDCRIIAATNRDLAEMVEDSSFREDLYYRLNVLPIYVPPLRERREDIPELVTFFAGRYAIQNRKPVLSVTTEAMAYFKSYLWPGNVRELQNYIERAIVLADGNELTPSLLPTHVRGEAPVRLGRVERSELQSLCTELVARGLSEVAEDGKCHEGVMGLVEKELILQVLRSCQGTQTKAATKLGINRNTLHKKIEDFKLESEAL, encoded by the coding sequence ATGGCATTTCAAAAGTCGACTGATCCGGATTCTCCCCCATTTGAAGGGTTCATTGGGTCCAGCAGCGCAATGCGCGAGCTGTTTCGACACATTCGCAAGATCGCGAACAGCTCGGCAACCGTACTCCTTCTCGGAGAAACCGGTTCCGGCAAGGAACTGGTCGCCAGAGCGGTTCACGAACTCAGTCCCCGGGCGACCGGCCCATTTGTCCGAGTCAACTGCGGCGCACTGAGCGAAAGCCTGCTCGAAAGCGAACTCTTCGGGCACGTCAAAGGGGCGTTCACTAACGCCATCGAAAACCGCACCGGCCGCTTTGAAGCCGGTCACGGCGGGACGATTTTTCTCGACGAGATCAACTCCGTCAGCCACACGCTGCAGGTGAAACTGCTCCGAGTGCTGCAGGAGCATCAGTTCGAACGGGTGGGGGACACCAAGACGATCAGCGTCGACTGCCGGATCATCGCGGCCACAAACCGCGATCTCGCGGAGATGGTCGAAGACTCGTCATTCCGGGAAGACCTTTACTACCGCTTGAACGTGCTGCCGATTTACGTTCCGCCGCTGCGGGAGCGTCGCGAAGACATTCCAGAACTGGTCACCTTTTTCGCCGGCCGTTACGCCATCCAGAACCGCAAACCAGTGCTGTCAGTGACGACCGAAGCTATGGCTTACTTCAAGTCGTACCTGTGGCCTGGCAACGTCCGCGAACTGCAGAACTACATCGAACGGGCGATCGTGCTGGCCGACGGCAACGAACTGACCCCCAGCCTGTTGCCCACGCACGTCCGCGGAGAAGCACCGGTGCGGCTCGGCCGGGTGGAGCGGAGCGAACTGCAGTCGCTGTGCACCGAGCTGGTCGCCAGAGGACTGAGCGAAGTGGCCGAGGACGGCAAGTGCCACGAAGGAGTGATGGGCCTGGTCGAAAAGGAACTCATTTTGCAGGTCTTGCGAAGCTGTCAGGGAACGCAGACCAAGGCCGCGACCAAGCTGGGCATCAACCGCAACACGCTGCATAAGAAGATCGAGGACTTCAAACTCGAAAGTGAAGCACTATAG
- a CDS encoding bifunctional folylpolyglutamate synthase/dihydrofolate synthase, giving the protein MTTPGTSSVTATSPAGLDCYQQAVDFLYARLNYERTPDAAGSLQDFKLARMEELLAELGNPQLAVRTVHIAGSKGKGSTATMVARIVEAAGYRVGLFTSPHVDHFEERFTVNSQIATPQQVIALVDRLRPVVERLDQRYLAQGPTFFELATALSWLHFVEQKVDLAVMEVGLGGRLDSTNVCSPLVTAITSISRDHTRLLGDTLEAIAREKAGIIKRCVPVVTGVTAAGPAQAISEIAHSQSAPLLRLGHEIQLHAERAVESTAEPACYQIDLDVLGRHFRDLSLSMSGEHQTRNAAVAVTMALLLGERGFQISEAQIRAGLLAAQCPLRVEVVDRQPLTIVDAGHNAASIEALCQTLGGLSVRRKTVLFATSRDKEVDVLLSILTRHFDEIWLTRYSNNPRAVTLDELEALAPQVLTKPWRMFANPRDALETAAATVADGDLFCITGSFFLAAEAKHLLADGLRQLQPRN; this is encoded by the coding sequence TTGACCACACCTGGGACATCTTCTGTCACCGCGACCTCTCCGGCCGGCCTGGACTGCTATCAACAGGCGGTCGACTTCCTCTATGCGCGGCTGAACTACGAGCGAACGCCTGACGCCGCCGGCTCCTTGCAGGATTTCAAACTCGCCCGGATGGAAGAATTGCTGGCCGAGCTGGGGAATCCCCAACTCGCGGTGCGGACTGTTCACATCGCCGGCTCGAAGGGGAAGGGCTCCACAGCCACGATGGTTGCCCGCATTGTTGAAGCGGCCGGGTACCGCGTCGGCCTGTTCACCTCACCGCATGTCGATCACTTTGAAGAGCGCTTCACCGTCAACAGCCAGATCGCGACTCCGCAACAGGTAATCGCCCTGGTCGATCGACTCCGGCCGGTGGTCGAACGCCTGGATCAACGTTATCTCGCACAGGGGCCGACCTTCTTCGAACTCGCCACCGCCCTTAGTTGGCTCCATTTTGTGGAACAAAAGGTCGACCTGGCGGTGATGGAAGTCGGTCTTGGCGGTCGGCTCGATTCGACCAACGTCTGCTCCCCGCTGGTCACCGCCATTACCAGCATCAGTCGCGACCATACCCGACTCCTCGGCGACACCCTCGAAGCGATCGCTCGTGAAAAGGCCGGGATCATCAAGCGCTGCGTGCCGGTCGTCACGGGCGTCACCGCTGCAGGTCCGGCTCAGGCCATTTCAGAGATTGCGCACTCACAATCCGCTCCGCTGTTGCGGCTCGGCCACGAGATCCAGCTACACGCGGAGCGGGCGGTGGAATCGACCGCCGAGCCCGCCTGTTATCAGATTGACCTCGATGTTCTCGGCCGACACTTCCGGGATCTTTCCCTCAGCATGTCTGGGGAACACCAGACTCGCAATGCAGCGGTCGCGGTGACGATGGCTCTCTTGCTCGGCGAGCGAGGTTTTCAGATTTCCGAAGCACAAATTCGAGCGGGATTGCTTGCGGCGCAATGCCCGTTGAGAGTGGAAGTGGTGGATCGCCAGCCGCTCACGATTGTCGACGCCGGTCACAACGCGGCTTCGATCGAAGCACTTTGTCAGACGCTGGGGGGACTTTCGGTGCGTCGCAAGACGGTGTTGTTCGCGACGTCCCGCGACAAGGAAGTGGATGTCTTGTTAAGCATCCTGACTCGGCACTTCGACGAGATCTGGCTGACGCGGTATTCGAATAACCCGCGCGCAGTGACGCTCGATGAACTCGAGGCCCTCGCTCCACAGGTGCTGACAAAGCCGTGGCGGATGTTCGCCAACCCCCGCGATGCCCTGGAAACCGCGGCAGCGACCGTCGCGGACGGCGACCTCTTCTGCATCACCGGCTCGTTCTTCCTCGCGGCCGAAGCCAAGCATCTACTGGCCGACGGCTTGCGTCAGTTGCAGCCTCGCAACTGA
- a CDS encoding helix-turn-helix domain-containing protein: MSDKPQSPGERIRQLLKDREWTQAELGAVLGLPGSRVTELVQNKKVIDPELAIKLSEAFISTTPREWMELDAEYRLSLVSKGDGAVRRRASMLELAPVREMESRGWIQKTSTPEELEVELRRFFDTDTLDPPPSLFAATRKTDSIDDLTPIQRAWCFQVRRIAKNQLVTPYSEDRMPECIKALRKLAAFPQEARKVSNVLSEYGIRFVIVAPIASCKIDGVAMWLDDTSPVIGMSVRFDRIDSFWFTLFHELSHIQHRDALSVDDNLVGAEAFAIERPAIEQRANKEASKMLIETEVLDSFIKRVSPLYSKDRINQFARKVQIHPGIVVGQLQHRAEIGFHANKEMLVKVRDIVVATSVTDGWGQIIG, translated from the coding sequence ATGTCCGATAAGCCGCAATCACCTGGCGAGAGGATTCGGCAACTGCTGAAGGACCGGGAATGGACTCAAGCAGAACTAGGTGCGGTTCTCGGGCTTCCGGGGTCACGAGTCACGGAACTCGTGCAGAACAAGAAAGTGATCGACCCGGAGTTGGCAATCAAACTGTCAGAGGCATTCATCTCAACCACTCCGCGCGAATGGATGGAACTGGATGCCGAATACCGCCTGTCGCTTGTGTCTAAGGGCGATGGCGCAGTGCGCAGACGAGCGTCGATGTTGGAACTTGCTCCGGTGCGAGAAATGGAAAGCCGGGGGTGGATCCAAAAAACGTCCACGCCAGAAGAGCTGGAAGTTGAATTGCGTCGATTTTTCGACACTGACACGCTCGATCCGCCACCTTCGCTTTTTGCTGCAACCCGCAAGACGGACTCGATTGACGATCTGACTCCGATACAGAGGGCATGGTGCTTCCAAGTCCGACGAATCGCGAAAAACCAACTTGTGACACCTTACTCTGAAGATCGTATGCCGGAATGCATTAAGGCACTTCGCAAACTGGCTGCATTTCCCCAAGAAGCCCGCAAGGTATCGAACGTACTTTCTGAATATGGAATACGGTTTGTGATCGTTGCGCCGATTGCTTCATGCAAGATTGACGGCGTGGCGATGTGGCTGGACGACACGTCTCCGGTAATTGGCATGTCGGTTCGATTTGATCGAATTGATTCGTTCTGGTTCACCTTGTTTCACGAGCTTTCGCACATTCAGCATAGGGATGCCCTCTCTGTCGATGACAATCTTGTAGGCGCAGAGGCATTCGCAATAGAGCGACCAGCGATAGAACAACGCGCCAACAAGGAAGCGTCAAAAATGCTAATCGAGACCGAGGTTCTGGACTCGTTCATCAAAAGGGTAAGTCCACTTTATTCCAAAGATCGGATCAACCAGTTTGCACGCAAGGTTCAAATCCATCCCGGTATCGTTGTCGGGCAACTTCAGCATCGCGCAGAAATTGGATTTCACGCCAACAAAGAGATGTTGGTGAAAGTTCGCGACATTGTCGTCGCAACCTCAGTGACGGACGGCTGGGGACAAATCATCGGGTAG
- a CDS encoding glycosyltransferase family 39 protein, with product MLLSLRRQFLWPALLCLQLAVVWLWTQGTWPDVLIDFGREWDVPLRLAQGEVLYRDIAYFNGPASPQWNALLFRLFDSTLRTLVWSNTLLLGLLLGLLYFLLKRITDPVAAFVGVSAVIWLCACTQYLEVGNANWICPYSHEVTHGLLLSLCAIAAADAYRRTERKRWLIGAGVLCGLVVLTKCEVALAGLAGVLVLLCPLVVQQFRSSNRVGSTTMLLVGFSFLMPLTVAVAGYATVMPLQDAIVSVFGSWVHAMQGTVTRSPFYLAVLGIDNVPLSLRQLLGWSAVYALALGMPVFLSRRRQMSGTRKLLICSAVVVIGFYLLQSWVPLDFYSSPRPWPVLLLLIGGGLLLNWKQFAGTGQQDVAWLTLSLVVWAGLLLLKLGLFCRLLQYGFALAAPALALLTALSWHWFPRWNVGGAGDAALRRGAILFLLLLIAVPHLGQAARMRSRHTVPVGKGPNQFLADERGRTVNTILATLSDSLQPADSLLCLPEGVMINVLSRHPVPGRFLNFVPVDLKLFGEQAMLEDLRRAPPDWIVLLQRDTSEYRFATFGVDYAMSLGDWVQAAYEPVGEDLGLIVTREQGFRLFRRRAVPLPINSN from the coding sequence ATGCTGCTTTCCCTACGGCGACAATTCCTCTGGCCTGCGCTGCTGTGCCTGCAGTTGGCGGTCGTGTGGCTGTGGACACAGGGAACCTGGCCGGACGTATTGATCGATTTCGGACGGGAATGGGATGTCCCGTTACGGCTGGCGCAAGGTGAAGTGCTGTATCGGGACATCGCGTATTTCAATGGGCCGGCTTCGCCGCAATGGAATGCGCTGCTGTTTCGGCTCTTTGATTCGACGCTGCGGACGCTAGTCTGGAGCAACACGCTACTGCTCGGCCTGCTTCTGGGGCTGCTTTATTTCTTATTGAAGCGAATCACCGATCCGGTCGCGGCGTTCGTTGGTGTTTCCGCAGTCATCTGGCTGTGTGCCTGCACGCAGTACTTGGAGGTGGGCAACGCGAACTGGATCTGCCCCTACAGTCACGAAGTCACGCATGGCCTGCTGTTGAGCTTGTGTGCGATCGCGGCCGCGGATGCATATCGCAGAACGGAGCGGAAGCGATGGCTCATTGGGGCAGGGGTGCTGTGCGGACTGGTGGTGTTGACGAAGTGTGAAGTCGCCCTGGCCGGGCTGGCGGGAGTGCTGGTGCTGCTCTGTCCGCTGGTTGTTCAACAGTTCCGCAGCTCAAACCGTGTGGGAAGCACGACCATGCTGCTCGTCGGTTTTTCGTTCCTGATGCCCCTGACTGTCGCCGTTGCCGGGTATGCGACAGTGATGCCGCTGCAAGACGCGATCGTCTCGGTGTTCGGCAGTTGGGTGCATGCGATGCAGGGGACGGTCACCCGCAGCCCGTTCTATCTGGCGGTGCTGGGAATCGACAATGTCCCCCTCTCGCTGCGTCAATTGCTGGGGTGGAGTGCGGTCTATGCACTGGCCCTCGGGATGCCTGTGTTTCTCAGTCGCCGCAGGCAGATGTCCGGGACTCGAAAACTGCTGATCTGCAGCGCAGTCGTGGTCATTGGTTTCTACCTGCTACAAAGTTGGGTGCCGCTGGATTTCTATTCTTCCCCGCGGCCCTGGCCGGTGTTGTTGCTGTTGATTGGCGGCGGGCTGCTGCTGAACTGGAAACAGTTCGCCGGCACAGGCCAGCAGGATGTTGCCTGGCTGACGCTGTCGCTTGTCGTCTGGGCAGGCTTGCTGTTGCTGAAGCTGGGCCTGTTTTGCCGCTTGCTGCAATACGGCTTTGCACTGGCGGCGCCGGCGCTGGCGCTTCTTACCGCGCTGAGCTGGCACTGGTTTCCGCGATGGAATGTCGGAGGAGCAGGGGATGCCGCACTCCGCCGCGGGGCAATCCTGTTTTTGCTGTTATTGATCGCGGTTCCGCATCTCGGACAGGCGGCGCGGATGCGTTCGCGACATACGGTGCCCGTCGGAAAGGGGCCCAACCAGTTTCTCGCGGATGAACGGGGACGAACGGTCAACACCATTCTCGCGACGCTGTCGGACTCGCTTCAACCTGCCGACAGCTTGCTCTGCCTGCCGGAAGGGGTGATGATCAATGTTCTTTCCCGGCATCCTGTGCCGGGCCGGTTTCTCAACTTTGTGCCTGTCGATCTCAAGCTGTTTGGCGAACAAGCCATGCTCGAAGATCTGCGACGGGCTCCGCCGGACTGGATCGTGCTGCTGCAACGAGATACGAGCGAGTATCGCTTCGCGACCTTTGGCGTCGATTACGCCATGTCGCTGGGGGACTGGGTGCAGGCGGCGTATGAACCGGTGGGAGAGGATCTGGGTCTGATCGTCACCAGAGAGCAGGGGTTTCGACTGTTCCGCAGAAGGGCCGTTCCGCTCCCCATCAATTCCAACTGA
- a CDS encoding MOSC domain-containing protein, with amino-acid sequence MPRLESIQVGLPETYGDDGGSVRDKPWRTGFFKMPVAGPVAVSFLNLQGDGQADLRVHGGRDKAVLAYSAEHYPLWREELRRSEIGGGAFGENLTISGVTEQEICIGDIWRIGEVELQASQPRQPCWKLARRWGIPELPKLVVLNGRSGWYFRVLKEGLIESGLDCVLVSRPHPEWTISECNRALYLKSFPAAAGQRLTEVPELSDAWREDLAGRLGGRVE; translated from the coding sequence GTGCCGAGACTCGAATCGATTCAAGTCGGACTTCCCGAGACGTACGGTGATGACGGCGGGAGCGTGCGAGACAAGCCGTGGCGAACCGGGTTTTTCAAAATGCCGGTTGCGGGACCGGTGGCCGTCTCGTTTCTCAACCTGCAGGGAGACGGTCAGGCGGATTTGAGGGTTCATGGAGGCCGCGACAAGGCGGTGTTGGCCTATTCGGCCGAGCATTACCCACTGTGGCGAGAGGAATTACGGCGTTCAGAAATCGGCGGCGGGGCGTTTGGAGAGAACCTGACGATCTCCGGCGTGACCGAGCAGGAAATCTGCATCGGGGACATCTGGCGGATTGGGGAAGTGGAACTACAGGCGTCGCAACCGCGGCAGCCGTGCTGGAAACTTGCCCGGCGCTGGGGAATTCCTGAACTTCCAAAACTGGTGGTCTTGAATGGCCGGAGCGGCTGGTATTTCCGCGTGTTGAAGGAGGGTCTGATCGAGTCAGGCCTGGACTGTGTACTGGTGAGTCGACCACATCCGGAATGGACGATTAGCGAGTGCAATCGAGCGCTGTACTTGAAGTCGTTTCCGGCGGCAGCAGGGCAACGTCTGACGGAGGTGCCAGAGCTCTCGGATGCGTGGCGGGAAGATCTGGCAGGTCGCCTGGGAGGCCGGGTTGAATGA